In the genome of Segnochrobactrum spirostomi, the window GGCGGACCGCGCCGCCTTCGGTGCGGCGGGGCTCCGCCTGTTCGCCCCGTTCGGCTTCGAGCGCACCGCGACGGGGCCGGACGGCGTCGCCCGCACCGTCGCCTTCTCGCTCACCTTCGTCGCCGACGAAGCCCTTGCCGATCTCGGCCTGTTCGCCTCGCACAACCATTACCCGGAGAACTTCTGGAAGGCGCCGTTCCAGACCCACGCCAACAGCGGCCGCGGCATCGCGGAGATCGTCGTCGCCGTGGATGATCCGCAATCCCACCGCGCCGTCTTCGAAGGCTTCTCGGGGGTCGCCGCACAGCCGCAGGGAAGCGCCCTCGCCTTCCCCGATCCGGCCGGAACGCTGGTCCTCGCGCCCGCCGCCGACCTCGACCGATGGGGCGTGACGGTGGCGGAGCCGGGCCGCATCGCCGCCGCGACCATCGCCATCGAGGACGCGGACCGCGCCGTAGCCACTCTCGCCGCCAACGGCATCGCGCACCGTCGCGACGGCGGCCGGATCTTCGTCGCGCCCGCCGACGCGAGCGGCCTCGCCCTCGTCCTCGACGCCGAAGCGTAGACCACTCTGATGGGATGAAGGGCCCTGCGGCGACATCGCCATTGTTGTCGGAGGGCCCCACCGCTACTCTCTGTTGGTAGAGCGGCTCCATGAGAGCCGGCCGGAGGACCCCATGCGACGGGCCGGCGACGAAGCGGCCTCACCCCAGGCGGCCGCCCTTCAGGGCGTGTCGCGCACGCTCCTGGTGACGCTGTGCGCGCGGGCGCTCGCCCGCGAGACCTTCCCGAACCTCGGCTTCACGGACCCGACGGCCGAAGCTCTCATCGCCGCCCTCGACATCGATCCCCACGCTTTCGCGCGCACCCGCGAATGCGTGTTCGGCGTCGCCCGCCGCTCGATGATCCTCGACGAGGCGGTGCGCACCTTCGCTGATCGCCACGGCGAGATCGCCGTGCTCAATCTCGGTGCCGGCCTCTCGTCCGCCTTCGAGCGGCTCGACGACGGCCGCCTCGCCTGGTGGGATCTCGACCTCGAAGCACCGATCCGCCTCCACGGCGACCTCACGGCGGTCCATCCACGCCGCACCCATGTCGTCGCCTCGGTCGATCGGCCCGGCTGGCAGCGGGCGCTTCGCCTTCCCGCCCGCCCGCTGATCGTTCTCGCCGAAGGGCTGATGCCCTATCTGACGCCGCCGCGTGTCCGCGCGCTCCTCACCGAGATCGCTGCCGCGTTCGGCGACCGGCCGCTCACCTTCGCCTTCGATGCGTTCGCCTTCGCGATGTGCGGCATGGCCAAGATGCACCCCTCGATCGGACCGCTCGCCCGCGACGACCCGTCGATCGAATTCCGCTGGGGTGTCAGCGCGATGGACGATTATCGGGCGCGTCTGCCGATGTGGCGGCTCGCCGAGCTCACCCCCATTCTCGAAGGTCTTTCGCCGGGCCATACGCTCGCCTGCGCGGGGTTTTCGGCGCTGTTCGGGGTGCCGCTCTATGCGGTGGCGCGGCTCGAACACCAGCGGGTCTGACCCGGCTTTTCGGTCCCGGCGTTCGATGCAAACTTGCCCTCGGCGCCGTTCGGGCGCATGACGGACGCCGTTTCGAGGAGAAGCCGACGGGTTCGGCCGAGGATTTCCATGACCGCTCAGACCCCCTTGCGTCCGTTGTCCGTCGTCGAGATCGGCCCGGTGCGCTTTTCCAACACGGCGCCGATCGCCCTCATCGCCGGGCCGTGCCAGCTCGAGAGCCGCGCCCACGCGCTCGAGGTCGCCCATGCGCTCAAGGAGATCGCCGCGCGGCGCAAGATCGGCCTCGTCTTCAAGACCTCGTTCGACAAGGCGAACCGGACCAGCCTGTCGAGCCAGCGCGGCATCGGGCTCAAGGAGGCCCTGCCGATCTTCGCGGAGATCCGCGAGGCGACCGGCCTGCCGGTGCTGACCGACGTCCACGAGCCCGATCAGTGCGCGCCCGTCGCCGAGGCGGTGGACGTGCTGCAGATCCCGGCGTTCCTGTGCCGCCAGACGGACCTTCTGATCGCCGCCGCCAAGACCGGCCGTGCCGTCAACGTCAAGAAGGGCCAGTTCCTGGCGCCCTGGGACATGGCCAACGTCGTCGCCAAGGTGACCGGGGCCGGCAACGGCCGCGTGCTCGCGACCGAGCGCGGCGTCAGCTTCGGCTACAACACCCTCGTCTCGGACATGCGCGCCCTGCCGATCATGGCGGAGACCGGCGCGCCGGTGATCTTCGACGCCACCCATTCGGTGCAGCAGCCGGGCGGCCGCGGCGAGACCTCGGGCGGTGAGCGCCGCTTCGTCGCGACGCTGGCGCGCGCCGCGGTCGCGGTCGGCGTCGCCGGCGTCTTCATCGAGACCCATCCGGACCCCGACCACGCCCCCTCCGACGGCCCCAACATGGTGCCGCTCAAGGACTTCGAGGCCCTGGTCGCCAACCTCCAGGCCTTCGACGCGATCACCAAGGCGGGGTGAGGAAGCGTCCGCCTAAGCCGCGGGCCGGAACGTGACGCGCAGGCCGAGTGCCTGCGCGACCTTGACGACGGTCGCGAAGCTCGGATTGCCGTCGCCCGACAGCGCCTTGTCGAGCCCTTGACGGGTCATCCCGACGTCACGCGCGAGCTGGCTGAAATTCCGCGCCCGCGCGACGACGCCGAGAGCGCGGGTAACGAAGGCGGGATCGTCTCCGCCCTCCTCCATGACAGCCTCGATATAGGTGACGATATCTTCTTCGCTCTGAAGATAATCAGCCGTATCGTAAGGACTGAATGTCTCTTTCTCCAAAGGTCATTCCTTCCACTCGGCGGCGATTGCCTTCGCCTTCACGATATCCCGGGATTGCGACGACTTATCGCCGCCGCATAGCGAGACGATCAGGATATCCCCACGCTGCATGAAATAGACCCTGTAGCCTGGGCCGTGATCCACTCCCATTTCTGAGATGCCGGAACCCATAGGTTTCACGTCACCGGGATTGCCCGATGCCAGCCGATCGATACGCGCCTGGATGCGAGCTGCCGCCCTTCGGTCCCGCAGGCCTCTCATCCACGCATCAAAGGTCGTGGACTTGAAAAGTGCGATCACCTGCAAACTATAGTTTGCACTCTCGGATCCCGTCAACCGACCGAATCCAAACCACCCGCGACACCCATGAGGCCCGCAGCCCACGGCCGCTGCCTCACCCTTGATCCTTCCCAGCGCAAGGTGCGTAATGCGGCGAGCCGCCCTCTCGCGGCGCGTCCGCGGGTGATGGTGATATGCGGTGGCTGCGGTTCGTGGTGCGACGGCTCCTTCAGGCGGTGCCGGTTCTGATCATCGTCGCCCTCGGCGTCTTCCTCCTGCTCGCCCTTGCCCCCGGTGATGCGGTCGACGCCTATCTCGCCGGCTCCGGCGGCGGCAGCGCCGATTATGCGGCAGGCCTGCGGGCCGCCTGGGGGCTCGCAGACGGCTGGCCGGCGCGTCTCGCGCTCTATCTCGGGCGCCTCGTCCGGTTCGATCTCGGCTGGTCGGTCGCGTTCAACCAGCCGGTCGCCGCGCTGATCGGGGCGCGGATCGGCAACACGCTCCTGCTTACGCTGTCCGCCCTCGCGCTGTCGGCCGGCCTCGGCACGCTCGCCGGCCTCGCCGCCGCCCTCAAGGCGGGCACGTGGCGGGACGGCCTCATCAACGCCGTCGCCCTCGTCTTCAACGCGACGCCGGCCTTCTTCGTCGGCCTCGCCGGCATCATTCTCTTCTCGGTGAAGCTCGCCTGGCTCCCCTCCGGCGGCCTCTTCACCATCGGCGCGCCGCTCGTGGGCCTCGCGGCCGTCGCCGACGTCGCCCGCCATCTCGTGCTCCCGGTCGCCGCCCTCGCGCTGTCCTACACCGCCCTCTATGTCCGGGTGATGCGCGCGGCGATGCTCGGCGTGGCGGCGAGCGATCATGTCCGCTTCCTCCGGGCGAACGGCCTGCCGGAGCGGCGCATCGTCTGGCGACACATGGCGCGCAACGCCATCGTCCCCGTCGTCACGCTGCTCGGGCTCCAGGCGGGGCTCCTCCTCGGCGGCAGCGTGGTGATCGAGACGGTGTTCGCGATCCCCGGCCTCGGCCGCCTCGCCTACGAGGCGGTGATGCAGCGTGACCTGCCTCTCCTCGCCGGCATCATCCTGACCGGAACCCTCGTCGTGATCGCCGCGAACCTCCTCGCCGACCTCGCCCACGCCCGGCTCGATCCGCGCGTCGGAGCCTCCCTGTGAGCGCGGTGGCCCGCACCCGCGGCGTCCGCCGGACCGGGCTCGCCGGACCCGCGGCCCTCGTTTTCCTCGCGCTCGTCGCGCTCGCCGCCATTGCCGCGCCGTTCCTCGTCTCGGGCGACCCGCTAGACCTCGTCGCGCCGCCGCTCGTCGCCCCCTTCACCGATCCCGCCCATCCGCTCGGCAGCGACACGCTCGGACGCGACGTGCTGTCGGGGCTCGTCTACGGGGCCCGCATCTCGATGAGCGTGGCTGCGGCCGCGAGCGTGGGGGCGATCGGGCTCGGCCTGATCGTCGGCACCCTCGCCGGCTTCCTCGGCGGCCTCGCCGACGATGCCCTGATGCGCGTCACCGAGGCGGTGCAGACGGTGCCGACCTTTCTGATCGCGCTCGCCCTCGTCAGCGTGCTCGGCCCGGCGGCGTCGAGCGTCGTCATCGCCATCGCCCTGTCGTCCTGGCCGGCATCGGCGCGGCTGGTGCGTGCCGAGGTGCGGCGGGTGCGGACCCTCGATTTCGTCGCCGGCTGCCGGGCGATCGGCCTGTCACCGCTGCGCATCGCCTTCCGCGAGGTGCTGCCGAACGCTCTTGCTCCGGTCATCGCGCTCGCAGGCATCGTCGTCGCGAGCGCCATCCTGATCGAATCCGCTCTGTCCTTTCTCGGGCTCGGGGATGCCAACGCGGTGTCGTGGGGCGGCATGGTCGCCGCCGGCCGCTCGGCGATCCGCACCGCGCCCTTTCTCGTCGTCATCCCCGGCATCGCCATCGCACTCACCGTGCTCGCCGTCACCCTCGCGGCCGACTGGATCGCCGGCCGCCTCGCGGTGGAGCGGCCGCCCGCATGAGTGCTGCTCCCCTCTCGCTCCGCATCGACGATCTCGCCGTGCGCTTCGCCGGGGCGCGTGGGCCCGTCGAGGCCGTGCGCGGCATCTCGTTCTCGCTCGCGGCCGGGAGCGTCACGGCACTCGTCGGCGAGAGCGGCTCCGGCAAGAGCGCGAGCCTCGCCGCGCTGCTCGGGCTCGCACCCACCGACGCCGAGATCGGCGGCACGCTCACGATCGGAGAGCGGACGATCGCCCTCGCCGACCGCGCGTCGCTCGCCGGCCTTCGGGGCACGGTGTTCGGCGCGGTGTTCCAAGACCCCGGCGCGAGCCTCGATCCGATGATGCGCATCGGCGATCAGGTCGCCGAGCTCTATCGCACCGGGCGCAGGCTCGGACGGGCCGACGCCGCACGGGAGGCGGTCGCCGCCCTCGGCCGCGTCGGCCTGCCCGATCCGGCGCTTCGGGCCAGGGCCTATCCGCACATGCTGTCGGGTGGACAGAAGCAGCGCGTCGCGATCGCGATGGCGCTCGCCGGCAACCCGGCGATCCTGCTCGCCGACGAGCCGACGACCGCGCTCGATCCGACGGTGCAGGCGCAGGTCGTCGCCCTCCTGGGGTCGCTCGTCGCCGCCGGCATGGGGCTCCTCATCGTCAGCCACGATCTGGCGCTCGCGATCGAAATCGCCGACCGCATCATCGTGCTCTATGCCGGGCGGATCGTCGAAGAGGGACCGGCGGAGGCGATCGCCCGGCGGCCGCTCCATCCCTATTCCCAGGCGCTCGCCGCCGCGTCCCTCGCCTTCGAGGACGGTGCCGACACGGCGGACGCGGCCGACCGCCCGTTCCCCGAGCTGCCGGGTCAGGCTCCCGCACCGGGCGAAATCATCCAAGGCTGCGCCTTCGCGCCGCGCTGCGCGGCCGCCTTCGAGCCCTGCCGCGAGCGCACGCCCCTGCCGATCGCGCACGACAGCCGCCGCGTCGCCTGCCATCTTTATCCGGGCGAGGCATAAGTCCCATGAACAGTGGCCTGAGCCTCACGAATCTGACGTGCCGCTACCGCCTCGCCGGCCGCGAGGTCATGGCGCTCGACGGCGTGTCGCTCAGCGTCGCGCCGGGCGAGATCGTCGGCCTCGTCGGCGAATCCGGTTCGGGCAAGACCACCCTCGCTCGCCTCGCGGCGCGGCTCGCCGCGCCCACCGCCGGCACCGTCGCGCTCGACGGGGTCGACGTGACCAGAACCGAAGGGCGCGCGCTGCTGCCCTTCCGCCGGGCGGTGCAGATCGTGTTCCAGGACCCGCTCGCCGCGCTCAACCCGCGGGCGACCGTCGCCCGGCTCCTCGGCGATCCGCTCGCCGTCCACGCCATCGTGCCGCGCGCCGAGCGGGCCGCGGAGATCGCCCGCCTGCTCGCGAGCGCCGGGCTGCCGGAGAGTTTCGCCGCGCGGCGGCCGGGCGACCTCTCGGGCGGCCAGCGCCAGCGCATCGCGATCCTGCGCGCGCTCGCCTGCCGGCCGCGCATCCTGATCTGCGACGAGCCCGTCGCCTCGCTCGACGTGTCGGTGCGGGCGCAAATCCTGAACCTGCTCGCCGGGCTGCGGCAGGAGACGGGCCTCGGGCTCCTGTTCATCTCCCACGATCTCGCCGTGGTGCGGCGCATCGCCGACCGCGTCGTCGTGCTGCGGTCGGGGCGGATCGTCGAGGAGGGCCCGAGCGCGCGGATCTGGAGCGCGCCGCAGGACGATTATACCCGCGCCCTCATCGCCGCGGTGCCGCGCGGCGAGCCCGGCGCCCGCCGCCGCGCGCTTCCCTGATCACGCCCGTCCGTCGACGAGGCCCCGCGCCGTCAGTTCGAGCCCGGTCAGGCGGCGGTCGAGATGGCGCGCGCGCCAGGCGAGCAGCGCTTCGGCGCAGGCGAGCCGGGCGTCGCGATAAGCCGGATCGTCGGCCAGATTGACGAGTTCGCCCGGGTCTTCCTGAAGGTCGAACAGGAGCGGCGGCAGGCCGGCGAAGTGGACATATTTGAAGCGCTCGCCGCGATGGACGGCGAGGGAGAGCTCGTCGAGCCCGAGGCCGAAATAGCGGCCCGCCTCGCCGCTCGCGACCTCGCGGAAATCGTATTCGAAATGCGCCGCGTCGCGCCAGCCGGCGACGGAGGCCGCCCCGTCGAGGAACGGCAGCAGCGAGCGCCCGTCGAGATAACGCGGCGCGGGGGCACCGACGAGGTCCATGATCGTCGGCACCACATCGACCGCCTCGGTGAAGGCCTCGACGACGCGGCCCTGGCCGGCCGGCCGCCGCGGATCGTGCACGATCAGCGGCACATGATAGCTCTGGTCGTAGAAGCCGTATTTGCCGAGCGCCCAATGGTCGCCCAACATCTCACCGTGATCCGCGGTGAGGACGACGACGGTGTTGTCCGCCGCGCCGGCGTCGGCGATCGCCCCGAGAAGGCGGCCGATCTGCGCGTCGACCTCGCTCACCATGCCCCAATAGACGGCGCGCAGCACGTCGAAGTCGCGCTCGGTCCAGTCCGTGACGGGATCGCCGCCGATCAGGAAGTGGCTCCCCTCGCGCATCTGCTCACCCCAATAGGCGTTGAGCGGGTGGCTGCCGCGGTCGATTTCCGGCGTCGCGGCGCGCCGATAGGCCGGCCCCTCCGCCGGGTCGTAGAGGGTGCTGTAGGGCGCGGGAACGACGAAGGGCGGATGCGGCCGCAGAAACGAGACGTGGGCGAACCAGGGCTCGCCGGCGCGCTGCTCGCCGAGCCAGCGGATCGCCTCGCCGGTGAGAAAGGCCGTCTCGGTCTCCTCGGCGCCATAGCGGGCCGGTGCCTGGGTCGGGCGGGTCGCGCCGTCGGCGGGGCGGTAGATGTCCCAGCGCTCGGCGGGAATGGTGTGGCCGCGGGCGGCGAGCCAGGAGAGCCAGGGGCCGTTGTCCTCGGGCAGGCGCACCCGCACCGTGAAGCCGGGCAGCACGCCCTCGTACGTCCTGAGCCGCGGATCGTCGCCCGAGGTCGTGCGCGGATCGATCGATTGATCGGTGTAGCCGAACAAAGTCGGATCGTAGCCGAGCCGGCGGGCCATCTCGGCGAGCGTATCGTGGCGGGCGTCGAGCGGCGTGCCGTTGCGCACCACCCGGTTCGTCATCTGGTAGAGGCCGGTATAGAGGCAGGCGCGGGCCGGGCTGCACGGCGCAGCCCCGGCGAAATGGCGGCGGAACACGGTGCTGCGCGCCGCGAGCCGATCGATGTGCGGCGTCTTCACCACGGGGTGACCCGCCGCACCGAAGCTGTCGCCGCGCCATTGGTCGGCGGTGATGAGAAGAACGTTCGGGCGCATAGGGAACTCCGGCGGATCGACGAGGCGGCGCACTATGCCACCGGCCCCGTGACCGGACTATGGAGGCAGACGAGACTTTTCAGCCCGCCTGCAATGCCGTTCACCCGCCGTCCGGCGCGGCGAAGGCGGCGGTGATCCAGCGGCAGAAATCGCGCAGGACGGCGGTCTCCGTCCTTCCCTGCGGCACCACCAGATGATAGCCGCGCTGGGTTGCGAGCGGCGGCAGGTCGATCTCCGCGAGGAGGCCCCGCGCCAGCGGCCCCTCGATGAGCGGACGCCAGCCGAGGGCGAAGCCCTGGCCGGCGATCGCCGCATCGAGCAGCAGCGGATAGTTCGTGAAGGCGAGATCGCGCGCGCCACGGCGGCGCACGGCCCCGAACTGAGCGAGATAATCGGTCCAGGTGAGCCAGCGGTCGCCGCCGCCTTCGAGGTGGAGGAGCGGGCTCGCGGCGAGCGCTTCGGCGCGGGCGAGCGTCTCCGCAAGCGTGGCGGCGAGCGCCGGGCTCGCGACGGGCACCACCTCCTCGCCGACGAGGCGCACGACCCTGCGCAGGCCCCGCGGCGGCATGCCGAAATGAATGGCGACGTCGCCGGCGCTGAAATCGAGATCGAAGCCGCTCGTCTGGCTGGTGACGATACGAACATCGATGTCCGGCACCGCAGCCTGAAGTTCGCCGAGCCGCGGCACCAGCCAGAACGAGGCGAACGCGAAGTCGGTGTGCACCGTGAGCTGGCGCCGCGCCCCGATCGACCGCGCGGCCGTGAGCCCCGCATCGACGAGGTCGAGCCCGCGGCTCAGGGCCTCGTGCAGAGCGGCGCCCGCCTCGGTCGTTCTCACCCCGCGCCAGACCCGCTCGAACAGCCGCACGCCGAGATCGGCCTCGAGGTTCGCCACGTGATGGCTGATCGCCGATTGCGTCATCCCGAGCTGGCGGGCGGCGGCGGAAAAGCTGCCCGTCTCGGCCGCCGCCTCGAAGGCGGCGAGCTCGTTGAGCGGAAGACGGCGGCGGCGGCGTTCCATGAATGAGACTCATACCTACATGATCAATAGACTACTTTACGATCGGCCCCTTCGAAAACAGCATTTTCCCGTTCAACGCGCACCCGCAGGCGGCCTCGCCCGGGTGTGAACGGGAGATCGACGTGCCGGCGGCAAAGCCCAACATCCTCGTCATCATGGCCGATCAGATGGCCCCGGCCTTCCTGCCGGCTTATGGCCATCCGGTGGTGAAGGCCCCGAACATCGCCGCGCTCGCCCGCGACGGCGTCGTGTTCGACGCGGCCTATTGCAACAGCCCGCTCTGCTCGCCGTCGCGCGCCGTGTTCATGTCCGGGCGTCTGCCGTCGAAGACCGCGGCCTACGACAACGCCGCCGAGTTCCGCTCCGACATCCCGACCTTCGCGCATTATCTCCGCAAGGCCGGCTACCGCACGGTTCTGTCGGGCAAAATGCATTTCTGCGGCCCGGACCAACTGCACGGCTTCGAGGAGCGGCTGACGACCGACATCTACCCGGCCGATTTCGGCTGGACGCCGGATTGGAGCGCTCCCGAGGCGCGGCCGAGCTGGTATCACAACATGAGCTCGGTGACCGACGCCGGGCTCTGCGTGCGCACCAACCAGCTCGATTTCGACGACGAGGTGGTCTTCGCCGCGACCCGCTCGCTCTACGACCATGTGCGCAGCCCCGACCGCCGGCCGTTCGCGATGGTGGTGTCGCTGACCCATCCGCACGACCCCTTCGCCATCCCCGAAGACTGGTGGAACCTCTACCGGGAAGACGAGATCGACCTACCCGTCGTCGGCGCCGGCGATGTCGCGATGACGCCTCACGAGGCGCGGCTGCACCGCGTCTGCGACATGGCGAACGCCGAGGTCACCGAGGCCCACGTCCGCAATGCCCGGCGCGCCTATTACGGGGCGATCTCCTATGTCGACGACAATGTCGGCAAGCTGATGCGCGTGCTGCGCGAGACCGGGCTCGCCGACGACACCGTGGTGATGATCACCAGCGACCACGGCGAAATGCTGGGCGAGCGCGGCTTCTGGTACAAGATGAGCTTCTTCGAGGGCGCGTCCCGCGTGCCCCTCATCGTCCACGCCCCCGGCCGCTATACGCCGAAGCGCGTCGCCGCCGCGGTCTCCCTCGTCGATCTCGCCCCGACCTTTCTCGACATCGCGACCGACGGCGCGCCCCCGCCCCTCGCGACCCCGATCGAAGGGCGCAGTCTCCGGCCACATCTCCTCGGCAGCGGCGGCCACGACGAGGCGATCGGCGAATATCTCGCCGAAGGGGCGATCGCACCGATCCTGATGATCCGTCGCGGCGCCCTCAAGTTCGTCCACTCGCCCGCCGACCCGGACCAGCTCTACGACCTCTCGGCCGATCCGCACGAGCGGACGAACCTCGCGAGCGATCCGGCCTATGCGCCAATCGTCGCGGCCTACCGGGCGGAGATCGCCGAGCGCTGGGATTTGGAGGCCATCGACCGGGCCGTGCGCGAGAGCCAGCAGCGCCGCCATCTCGTCGCCGGCTCGCTGTCGATCGGCACGCCGGCACCCTGGGATTACCAGCCGCCGCGCGATGCGAGCCGCGAGTACATCCGCAACCACATGGACCTCGACGATCTCGAGGCGCGCGCCCGGTTTCCGCGCGTGCGCCCCTGAGCGCGACCGCTCTTTCAGACAGCCACAACGAAACCAGGGGATCACCATGACGACACGCCGCCTCAAGCGCCTCGCTGCCGCCTCGCTCGCCGCCCTCCTCGTCGGAACCGGCGCCGCGGCCGCCGACGAGGCCTCCTGCACCCGCGTCCGCATGTCCGACCCGGGCTGGACCGACATCACCTCGACCAACGCCATGCTCGGCCTCGTGCTCGAAGCGCTCGGCTACCAGCAGAAGGTCGAGACGCTGAGCGTGCCGATCACCTTCGAGGCTTTGAAGAACGGCCAGATCGACGTCTTCCTCGGCAATTGGATGCCGGCACAGAAGCGCTTCGTCGAGCCTCTCACCACCGCCGGCGACCTCGTCACCGTGCGCACCAACCTGAAGGGCATCCGCTTCACCCTCGCGGTGCCGAACTACGTCGCCGCCGAAGGGGTGAAGTCCTTCGCCGACCTCGCCGCCCACAAGGACAAGTTCGACGGCAAGATCTACGGCATCGAGCCCGGCGCGCCGGCGAACCAGAACATCCAGAAGATGATCGACGCCGGCGATTTCGGCCTCAAGGGCTGGAAGGTCGTGGAATCGAGCGAGCAGGGCATGCTCTCGCAGGTCGACAAGGCGGAGCGCTCCAAGGGCTGGATCGTGTTCCTCGCCTGGGAGCCGCATCCGATGAACAAGGATTATCCCCTCACCTATCTCGCCGGCGGCGATGCCTATTTCGGCCCGAACTTCGGCGCCGCCGAAGTCAACACGGTGACGCGCAAGGGCTTCGCCAAGGACTGCCCGAATCTCGAACGGCTTCTGAACCAGGTCAGCTTCACCGTCGACATGGAAAACGCGGTCATGGGCGAGATCCTGGCCAGGGGCGCCGACCCGAAAGCCGCCGCGAAGGCGGAACTCAAAACGCATGCCGACCTTGTGAACACTTGGATCGCGGGGGTTAAGACCGCGTCCGGCGGCGACGGCGCCGCGGCGGTCAAGAGCGCGCTCGGCTTCTGAGCCGCGCCGCGAGCGCGCCCGAGCGGCCCGATCTACCGGAAGGGGCTCGCGATTTCCGGCCGGAACGGCCCATCCTCGGCCTCGGGACGCCCTGGCGCCCCGAGGCCCTTCGCGGCCCGCCGATGCGCTCTCCGACCTGTTCGGTGGCGGCGCAGGTGCTCAAGGCCCGCCCATCTCCGCGTCATGTACGCATCTTGCCGCGGGCCGATCCGAAGCCTTAGATGAAGGCGGCCCACGCATTCTGCGACTCGGTCGCAATCGCGCCGCAATCCCGGCGCAAGCGGGGCGACAGGCCTTTTGAAGGAGGCGGGGCCGCACGCGTCCCGCGCGCAGCGATGAGCTATCTCGACTACGCCGCCCTCGAAGCGACCCCGCTCCAGCGCGACCCCTACGATTTCCTCGTGGTGCCGAACTTCGTCCTCTCCGATCGGATGAAGAGCG includes:
- a CDS encoding LysR substrate-binding domain-containing protein produces the protein MERRRRRLPLNELAAFEAAAETGSFSAAARQLGMTQSAISHHVANLEADLGVRLFERVWRGVRTTEAGAALHEALSRGLDLVDAGLTAARSIGARRQLTVHTDFAFASFWLVPRLGELQAAVPDIDVRIVTSQTSGFDLDFSAGDVAIHFGMPPRGLRRVVRLVGEEVVPVASPALAATLAETLARAEALAASPLLHLEGGGDRWLTWTDYLAQFGAVRRRGARDLAFTNYPLLLDAAIAGQGFALGWRPLIEGPLARGLLAEIDLPPLATQRGYHLVVPQGRTETAVLRDFCRWITAAFAAPDGG
- the betC gene encoding choline-sulfatase produces the protein MPAAKPNILVIMADQMAPAFLPAYGHPVVKAPNIAALARDGVVFDAAYCNSPLCSPSRAVFMSGRLPSKTAAYDNAAEFRSDIPTFAHYLRKAGYRTVLSGKMHFCGPDQLHGFEERLTTDIYPADFGWTPDWSAPEARPSWYHNMSSVTDAGLCVRTNQLDFDDEVVFAATRSLYDHVRSPDRRPFAMVVSLTHPHDPFAIPEDWWNLYREDEIDLPVVGAGDVAMTPHEARLHRVCDMANAEVTEAHVRNARRAYYGAISYVDDNVGKLMRVLRETGLADDTVVMITSDHGEMLGERGFWYKMSFFEGASRVPLIVHAPGRYTPKRVAAAVSLVDLAPTFLDIATDGAPPPLATPIEGRSLRPHLLGSGGHDEAIGEYLAEGAIAPILMIRRGALKFVHSPADPDQLYDLSADPHERTNLASDPAYAPIVAAYRAEIAERWDLEAIDRAVRESQQRRHLVAGSLSIGTPAPWDYQPPRDASREYIRNHMDLDDLEARARFPRVRP
- the choX gene encoding choline ABC transporter substrate-binding protein produces the protein MTTRRLKRLAAASLAALLVGTGAAAADEASCTRVRMSDPGWTDITSTNAMLGLVLEALGYQQKVETLSVPITFEALKNGQIDVFLGNWMPAQKRFVEPLTTAGDLVTVRTNLKGIRFTLAVPNYVAAEGVKSFADLAAHKDKFDGKIYGIEPGAPANQNIQKMIDAGDFGLKGWKVVESSEQGMLSQVDKAERSKGWIVFLAWEPHPMNKDYPLTYLAGGDAYFGPNFGAAEVNTVTRKGFAKDCPNLERLLNQVSFTVDMENAVMGEILARGADPKAAAKAELKTHADLVNTWIAGVKTASGGDGAAAVKSALGF